From the genome of Ictalurus punctatus breed USDA103 chromosome 5, Coco_2.0, whole genome shotgun sequence:
aagcacaaaagaactgtcaatctccctcggcctggggctccatgcaagatctcacctcgtggagttgcattgatcatgagaacagtgaggaatcagcccagaactacacgggaggatcttgtcaatgatctcaaggcagctgggaccatagtcaccaagaaaacaattggtaacacactacgccatgaaggactgaaatcctgcagcgcgcgcaaggtccgctgctcaagaaagcacatatacatgcccatctgaagtttgccaatgaacatctgaatgattcagaggacaactgggtgaaagtgttgaggtcagatgagaccaaaatggagctctttggcatcaactcaactcgccgtgtttggaggaggaggaatgctgcctatgacccctggaacaccatccccaccgtcaaacatggaggtggaaacattatgctttgggggtgtttctctgctaaggggacaggacaacttcaccgcatcaaagggacgatggacggggccatgtaccgtcaaatcttgggtgagaacctccttccctcagccagggcattgaaaatgggtcgtggatgggtattccagcatgacaatgacccaaaacacacggccaaggcaacaaaggagtggctcaagaagaagcacattaaggtcctggagtgacctaggcagtctccagacctaaatcccatagaaaatctgtggagagagctgaaggttcgagttgccaaacgtcagcctcgaaaccttaatgatttggagaagatctgcaaagaggagtgggacaaaatccctcatgagatgtgtgcaaacctggtggccaactacaagaaatgtctgacctctgtgattgccaacaagggtttttaaaccaagtactaagtcatgttttgcagaggggtcaaatacttatttccctcattaaaatgcaaattaatttataaaatttttgacatacgtttttctggttttttttgttgttattctgtctctcactgttcaaatacaactaccattaaaattatagactgatcatttctttgtcagtgggcaaacgtacaaaatcagcaggggatcaaatacttttttccctcgcTGTACATTAGTACAAGTTATGTTGCAGCACGCTGAGTCCACTAGAGGGCGCATGTAAGCCTTAGGTGCGTTGACTTTGTCAGTTGTACCCATAGGCTCTCCTACCTGCCATGTACAGGAGTTTAGATTACTATCATGTGAGCAGCAGTAAAGCACAACTGAATGCATTTTGACCTTTTACAGCAACTTCAACCGGTGTGGTGAGACGGGGGTTCCAGATAAATGTCCTTGAGTCGAGGTCCGGTAGCTTATCATAAAGCCTAAACTACAAGCAAATTATTATAGCTGTCATATAATTTTTAGATGATTACTACAACAGATTAATACCATATTGTCATTTTAGATTCACACAGTTGCAGTCGGGGGGGAAATTATGTATTTTCTATTTAAattgaaaaatttaaatgtacTTTCATAAAGGAGATTTTACGAATAGgggcttttttgttgttattgttgttgtgtgtctttttttttatcagctaAGCGATATGTGGGCGTTTCCTGGGCGACAGAAATAAAGAATGCAGCACGCAGACTCGCTCGCGCTGAAGCCCCAGTGTGTGTCTTCTGTCCAAAGAGTCCCCCAGGCGTGTCCAATGGAACATAGAGTCCTCTTTGTCCCCGAGACACTTTAATAATCGGCAGCAACCATATCCAACCTGTTGTTTGCTTTAGGAACTCTTCCAAGACACGCAGGCTGACTGGACGCGGCTCCGGCTCAGTGCGCTCAGGCGCCAAGGCTTCATGAATACATCCAACACAAAGGTCCAGCGTCGGAAATGCGCCGTTTATCGCGCCTCTCATGCCATGTCTTCAAATGCTCTTCTGTTTGAACAGTACAAACATAAACGGAACATCTTTCAAGATTTGTGTTGAGAGTGTGTTAGACATAGTAACAAGAGATATGTGCAGTTGCTTTTgttaacaaaacaacaacaacaacaacaaaacaattaatAGATGTTGTCCTTTTCACCGCTTCTGTAGTGTAAATCTTTTAGTAAATATCGGAAATGGTAATTAATCGTGTTCTTGTGTGTTTAGTAGATAACGTTAGAATTCCGTTCCGAACATGTCGTTTTTAAAACGTAAAAGGTTTACAGTATtttatgattaataataataataataataataataataataataataataattagcagcagcattatcatcatcatcatattattattattattattattgttattattattattattattattattattattgttcttctacttcttcttcttcttcttcttattcttcttattcttattagatagataaatagataatttGTTCTGACTAATATCCGATGGTAGCCTACATTGCATTTATTTCTTGCacactgctaaaaaaaaataatattaatggtaatattaatattaatattgttattattattgttattaataataataataataataataataataataataataataataataataataatcaccgAATAGATCATTTTTTCTGACTAGTATCCGATGGTAGcctacattacatttatttcttgcacactgtaaaaaatattattattattattattattattattattattattattattattattactactactactactactactactattattttttgtttcagtgtttaaGGCTCCAGAAAGTAAACGCCAACGCTGTGCTTTATCCCTTAGACGCCTTTTACCTAACAGGGCGTTTCTTACGTCTACTCAAAAGAACTTGTTCTAAAGAAAATGAAACGTGAGATGATTCATCGTTCATAAGGGAAGTGTTGGATTGTCCACTTATAAAAAGAAACTACATAAGCTGTTAAAATCGGCTTTTTCCCCTTGAAATATATTatctatattaaatatatagggaaatattataaaatatatagggtatattaaatgatttaatggCGTTGTGTTTAAGTCCTGATTAAGCTTTTAACTTAGGCTATACTAAAATACTTAATTAGCTTATTAAATTCTTAGATAAACCTCTATGCTCTACTTAAACGGGAAAATGAGATTTAAAGAAATCATTCAGGTTGGTCATGATCTGTTAAAGAAACCGGGTTTAAAGGTGTGATGGTTTGATGGTCTCATTTGAGAATTTTATGAAGTGGATAGAGTACATTTTGTACAGCATGTCCCATCAGCCCTTTCTTCACTGTGAGTGCATTTGCATGTCCATGCCAGCTGCACTGTGGAACACacgcctgtgtgtgtttgcacccTGCTCGCGCTCTCCACATTCCTGCACCTTTCTGCGCGCGCCCTGTGGGACGACCCATCGTGATAATAACACTCCAGTTAAACAGGCAGCggtactataaaaaaaaaaaaaaaaaaaaaaaaaaagtttggacataATAACCTGTCTCGGGTTCTCTGCGGCTTTCTCATTGGTCGGCCACACGCGCCTGCCCCGAGTGCTCTTATTGGTCAAAGCGCCACGCGACCTGCTTGAGAAGGGGGGCTCCCAGGCGCGTGCCGCTTTTAAAACCGGCGCTTCACATAGAGACACCCAGTAAGAAATCCTCCTGTGGAAGGAGTAAGCGCAACAGGTGTAGGAAGGAGACCAGAGCCCCCGTCacctcacacgcacacactgttACTTCATACCTTTTTGGAAACCTCCGTCCCGACGTGACGTGTAAACACACGAAAATGGACGTCATGGGCAGCTCTTGCGAAGACGCGAGGACGGCGGTGGAGTCGGACGCGGCGCGTGGGGAGCGCTTTCCGCTCACTTTGGCGCTGATGGAAGGCGGCGACGCACGCGCCTGGCTCGCTCCTGCACACGCGGAATACCTGCCGCACAGCTCGGGCTCCTCGAGCGCAGAGGGCGTGTCCGGTTCGCACTTAAACAAGGGCGCAAGGGTGGGGGGCACCGTACGTGTGCGCGAGCTGTGCCGCCTCAAGGGAGCGGCGCGGGCGGATGAGGGCAGGCAGCGCGCTCCGACCAGCAAAGCCGCCAACGTGGTGCAGAAGCAGAGACGCATAGCGGCGAACGCACGAGAGCGCCGGCGCATGCACGGTCTGAACCACGCCTTCGACGAGCTACGCAGCGTCATCCCCTCCCTAGACAACGAGAAGAAGCTGTCGAAGTACGAGACACTCCAGATGGCACAGATCTACATCAACGCGCTGTCTGACCTGCTGCGTGCTCCCGGCGCAGAAGATGACGCGCATAATGGTGATGTGCTTCCGCCCGCCTACGGAGGCGAGAGATCAGCAAACTCATTTCCTGTTCAGCTTGCCGGCGTGCCGTTCCAGTATGAGGAAGACGCGTTTGTGTCGCTTGGAGCGAGCAAGTCTGCCTCTGAGTGCAGCAAAGACTCCCCGCGGTCGAGTCGGAGCGATGGAGAGTTCTCGCCACACTCGCACTTCAGCGACTCGGACGAGACACACGCGGAACTGCACAGCGAAGACGAGCTGAGTGAACTGAAGCTGAGCCGCCACCGCGCCTTTTAGAGACGCTAGAAGAGACCGAGATGTCAATCGTTTCTTCGTGTCAATCGTATTCGCCCTATTTTTCTGTGATTCCGTTTGAATTGGTTGTCCTAACTTTGATTTCATGACCATTTGAATTGTACGCTGTTAttgttactgttgttgttaCTGTTGTTATTTTCAGTAACCTTTACGCCAATCTATTTGCCTTGTCGTGACACTGGCGAGCTTCCCCACGCCACGTCAACTGCCGCGCGCAGCAGTGCCATGGGCCCGGATGTCATGCAAAAACTGTCTTCCGAAAAAAAAGTGACCCAGTTTATGCATATACGATAATTTCATAGAATAcgattgcttttgtttgtttgtttgtttaactcGAAGAATTTACAACTTCTAAACTTCACTTGCACTTTAAATACGGGCCATAGGCTTGAGAAACACGTTTTGTAATAGAACGagttttttctgttgtttttatgtAGCCTAGTAATGCCAATTTGTCAAGGATATTTAATATAGCCATTAGATGTTTTGTACATTTGTTAAGTTTGAATATTCGATTTCGGCGCGAGGTTATTATTTGTATTCAACTTCTGCTTGGAAATGGCGGTTAAAGTGtctatttatttcagtttgccTTGTCATTTTTATGTTGAAAATTAGCAAATTTGCCACAtgctttatgttttatttgattttggaataaaaaaaacaactataaacAGAAAA
Proteins encoded in this window:
- the atoh1a gene encoding protein atonal homolog 1a translates to MDVMGSSCEDARTAVESDAARGERFPLTLALMEGGDARAWLAPAHAEYLPHSSGSSSAEGVSGSHLNKGARVGGTVRVRELCRLKGAARADEGRQRAPTSKAANVVQKQRRIAANARERRRMHGLNHAFDELRSVIPSLDNEKKLSKYETLQMAQIYINALSDLLRAPGAEDDAHNGDVLPPAYGGERSANSFPVQLAGVPFQYEEDAFVSLGASKSASECSKDSPRSSRSDGEFSPHSHFSDSDETHAELHSEDELSELKLSRHRAF